In the genome of Paenarthrobacter ilicis, the window GCGCCTTCGCGGACGAGATGCGCGCGGGTGACTGGGCAACGCGGTCGGCCCGCAAACGGATCAAGGAAACCCTGGCTGTCCAGGAAACCCTGACCAGTTTGTTGGGACGGGGACCCAGCGTGGCCGAAATGGCATCAGCGCTGGGCGTCGAGCGGAGCCACGTTGAGGCCGCCTTGGTGGACGCGTCCCGGACGTTGACTTCCTTGGACGACGTCGTGGCGGACACGGTGGCGTCGCCCACCGACTCCCCGGAACACTCTGTCCTAGCCGACGAGCGCATCAAGTACCTCCGCGCCGCCGTCGACGCCCTCCCGGAAAAAATGCGTTTCGTGATCCAGGAGATCTACCTCGCGGGGCGGTCGGTGAAGGACCTCGCGGACGAACTTGGTTCTACGCATGCCGCCGTGTCCCAGCAGCGGGCCGAAGGCATTCGTCTGATGCGTGACGGCCTCGCGGCCCACTATGCGGACTCGCCAGGCCAGGCATTCGAACCTGAGTCGCGCATTACAGCCCGCCGTCGCAACGATTACCTCTCGGCATTGGCCACGGCAACCACCGGGGGCATTACCCGTGGCCTGGGCCTGGGAGCCTCACTCAACAACGCGGTGTAGGTCCGGCTGAGCGTTGGTTTGCCTTTGGGGCCTTAGGTCGCCTTGGGCACGTTGCGCAGCAGGATGGCCGCCAGCACTGCCGTGCCCGCCATCAGCACCAACCCGATCGCCGCCGTGATGTGGACGCCGGAATCGAAAGCGATGGTGGCCGCGGCGGTCAAGGCTTCGCCCAGGGGTGCGGACAGCGTGGACGCTGCGTCCACGGCGCCTGCGAGCGTTTC includes:
- a CDS encoding sigma-70 family RNA polymerase sigma factor, with the protein product MNREQRNELVLQHLPLVGYLVSDLCARASHLSRDDFASVGAVALITSADSFDPDLGVPFGAFARRRIVGAFADEMRAGDWATRSARKRIKETLAVQETLTSLLGRGPSVAEMASALGVERSHVEAALVDASRTLTSLDDVVADTVASPTDSPEHSVLADERIKYLRAAVDALPEKMRFVIQEIYLAGRSVKDLADELGSTHAAVSQQRAEGIRLMRDGLAAHYADSPGQAFEPESRITARRRNDYLSALATATTGGITRGLGLGASLNNAV